One genomic window of Devosia salina includes the following:
- a CDS encoding GNAT family N-acetyltransferase produces MIIRPAQPADVEAIFDVRTAVTENILDRSQLAEMGITPATITKMIRQSACAWVAIEDDRVVGFSMADLEGGSLFAAFVLPSREGQGIGKTLVAVAENALFERHAVIWLETGKTTRAAGFYRHLGWANPVEITEWDIRLEKSKPAAEAPSARP; encoded by the coding sequence TTGATCATTCGCCCCGCGCAACCGGCTGACGTCGAAGCCATTTTCGATGTCCGTACCGCAGTGACCGAAAACATCCTCGACCGGTCTCAGCTCGCTGAGATGGGGATCACCCCTGCCACCATCACCAAGATGATCCGACAGTCTGCCTGTGCTTGGGTGGCTATCGAGGATGATCGGGTCGTCGGGTTTTCGATGGCCGATCTCGAAGGTGGTTCGCTATTCGCAGCGTTCGTGCTGCCTTCCCGCGAGGGGCAAGGAATCGGCAAGACACTGGTCGCGGTTGCGGAAAACGCGCTGTTCGAGCGGCATGCCGTGATCTGGCTGGAAACCGGAAAGACGACTCGCGCGGCTGGTTTCTACCGGCACCTTGGCTGGGCCAACCCTGTCGAGATCACCGAGTGGGACATCAGGCTGGAAAAATCGAAACCCGCCGCTGAGGCTCCCTCCGCTCGTCCCTAA
- a CDS encoding Crp/Fnr family transcriptional regulator, which yields MDDAAGVLARADFFDICDDEQLRMLGFAGDRKHFEADAVIYKAGDVPPGAFVLIEGTVKAKHEGAEAGKPYALSEPGSVISPTALILEKPRPVTFTAVTDCELLFVPRHAFLKLARQYPDLAQRAAERIEQDLGRYMHALEPLKGKMKGA from the coding sequence ATGGACGATGCGGCCGGGGTCTTGGCCCGAGCCGACTTCTTCGACATCTGTGATGACGAGCAATTGCGCATGCTCGGCTTTGCCGGCGACCGCAAGCACTTCGAGGCCGATGCCGTCATCTACAAGGCCGGCGACGTACCCCCGGGCGCTTTTGTGCTCATCGAGGGAACGGTCAAGGCGAAGCATGAAGGGGCCGAAGCGGGCAAGCCCTATGCCCTCAGCGAGCCCGGCAGCGTCATCTCGCCCACGGCGCTCATTCTCGAAAAGCCCCGCCCGGTCACCTTCACGGCCGTTACCGATTGTGAATTGCTGTTCGTGCCGCGCCACGCATTTCTCAAGCTGGCCCGGCAATATCCTGACCTGGCCCAGCGGGCTGCCGAACGCATCGAGCAGGATCTGGGGCGCTACATGCATGCGCTGGAGCCGCTCAAGGGCAAGATGAAGGGCGCCTGA
- a CDS encoding response regulator transcription factor, which translates to MNKRRILVVDDDADLRQTLVEQLQGEPDFDILQAGNANDALKAVRENNVELTILDVGLPDMDGREAVKLMRQEGYKSPVLMLTGHDTDADEIKGLEAGANDYLTKPFRYPVLLARINAALRQRDQSEDATFTIGQYSFQPAAKVLETNDGIKVRLTDKETSILKYLYRQGPKTITRDVLLKEVWGYNNRVTTHTLETHIYRLRQKIERDPSNARLLVTEDGGYRLVP; encoded by the coding sequence ATGAACAAACGACGCATTCTGGTCGTGGACGACGACGCGGACCTGCGCCAGACCCTGGTCGAGCAGCTGCAGGGCGAGCCCGATTTTGACATTCTCCAGGCCGGCAATGCCAATGATGCCCTCAAGGCAGTTCGCGAAAACAATGTTGAACTGACCATTCTCGATGTCGGCCTGCCCGACATGGATGGGCGCGAGGCGGTCAAGCTGATGCGTCAGGAGGGCTACAAAAGCCCGGTGCTGATGCTGACCGGCCACGATACCGACGCCGACGAGATCAAGGGCCTCGAGGCCGGGGCCAATGACTATCTGACCAAGCCGTTCCGCTATCCGGTGCTGCTGGCCCGTATCAATGCAGCGTTGCGCCAGCGCGACCAGAGCGAGGACGCCACCTTCACCATCGGGCAATACAGCTTCCAGCCCGCGGCCAAGGTGCTCGAGACCAATGACGGGATCAAGGTGCGGCTGACCGACAAGGAAACCTCGATCCTCAAATATCTCTATCGGCAGGGTCCCAAGACCATCACGCGCGACGTGCTGCTCAAGGAGGTCTGGGGCTATAATAACCGGGTCACCACGCATACGCTCGAGACGCATATCTATCGCCTGCGCCAGAAGATCGAGCGCGATCCTTCCAATGCGCGCTTGTTGGTCACCGAGGATGGCGGCTATCGGCTTGTCCCCTGA
- the trmD gene encoding tRNA (guanosine(37)-N1)-methyltransferase TrmD: MFSADIITLFPELFPGPLGASVLGRGLKDGLWQLRATQLRDFATDRHRTVDDTPSGGGAGMVLKPDILASAIDAISPPHDPRPRILMSPRGAPLTQQRAHDLATGPGAVIVCGRFEGVDQRVIEARQLEEISIGDYVLAGGEVAAMVLLEAVVRLIPGVLGALDSRDEESFENGLLEYPQYTRPQSFEGRDIPPVLTSGDHGRIAKWRHEQSLDLTRTRRPDLLK, translated from the coding sequence ATGTTCTCGGCAGATATCATCACGCTCTTTCCCGAGCTGTTCCCGGGACCGCTTGGCGCCTCGGTGCTCGGGCGCGGTCTCAAGGACGGGCTATGGCAGCTCCGCGCCACGCAATTGCGCGACTTTGCCACCGACCGCCACCGCACCGTGGACGATACGCCCTCAGGCGGCGGCGCCGGCATGGTGCTCAAGCCCGACATCCTGGCCAGCGCCATCGACGCCATATCCCCGCCCCACGACCCGCGCCCGCGCATCCTGATGTCGCCGCGCGGCGCCCCACTCACCCAGCAACGGGCCCATGACCTGGCGACGGGCCCCGGCGCCGTCATCGTCTGCGGGCGTTTCGAGGGCGTGGACCAGCGCGTCATCGAAGCCCGCCAGCTCGAGGAGATTTCCATCGGCGATTATGTGCTGGCCGGCGGGGAAGTTGCCGCCATGGTGCTGCTGGAGGCCGTTGTAAGGCTCATTCCCGGCGTATTGGGGGCCCTCGACAGCCGCGACGAGGAAAGCTTCGAGAACGGCCTGCTCGAATATCCGCAATACACCCGGCCACAGAGTTTCGAAGGTCGCGACATTCCACCCGTCCTGACCTCGGGCGACCATGGCAGGATCGCCAAATGGCGGCACGAGCAATCGCTCGACCTGACGAGGACAAGGCGGCCGGACCTGCTGAAATAG
- the leuS gene encoding leucine--tRNA ligase, whose product MSGERYNPRESEPKWQKVWDERQSFVTANDDPRDPYYVLEMFPYPSGRIHMGHVRNYAMGDVVARYHRARGKNVLHPMGWDAFGLPAENAAIERKTHPGSWTYQNIEAMKAQLKSMGLSIDWTREIATCSPDYYKHQQAMFIDMLEAGLVTRKSSKVNWDPVDMTVLANEQVIDGKGWRSGAVVEQRELTQWFFKISDFAEELLEALDGLTEWPEKVRIMQRNWIGKSEGLRLLFELEPSEKTDATSIEVFTTRPDTIFGASFIALSPDHPLTAALAAGNAGLSEFVAEFHRQGTATETLEKAEKKGVFTGLRVKHPVLAGETLPVYVANFVLMDYGTGAVFGCPAHDQRDLDFARKYDLPVTPVVLPPDADPASFAVGNEAYVDAGNIFNSDFLDGLSIDDAKKAIAEHFGARMVDGRPQGTVEVNYRLRDWGISRQRYWGCPIPVIHCEVCGTIPVPKKDLPVVLPEDVSFDKPGNALDHHPTWKHVHCPQCGAPARRETDTMDTFVDSSWYFARFTAPQADTPTIPEVANRWLPVDQYIGGVEHAILHLLYSRFFTRAMKATGHVALDEPFKGLFTQGMVTHETYRNDKGEWINPTEVVLEANGDQRSARHAVTGSPIAIGSVEKMSKSKKNVIDPDEIVGSYGADTARWFMLSDSPPERDVQWTESGVEGASRFQQRVWRLVNDTVAMTEQSAETVAAECGDATALRKIIHRAVAGVAQDIEGLGFNRAVARIYELTNALVKAKESRPNPALASALREGVEKLVQLINPMMPHLAETCWEVLGKQGLVADALWPEVDPALLIDDEVTLPVQINGKRRAEITVSKGMAASAVETLVLALEAVQKALDGKAPKKVVVVQDRIVNLVV is encoded by the coding sequence GTGAGCGGCGAACGCTACAATCCGCGCGAAAGCGAACCGAAATGGCAGAAGGTGTGGGACGAGCGCCAGAGCTTCGTCACCGCCAATGACGATCCGCGCGATCCCTATTACGTCCTCGAGATGTTCCCCTATCCCTCCGGCCGCATCCATATGGGCCATGTGCGCAACTATGCCATGGGCGACGTGGTGGCCCGCTACCATCGCGCCCGCGGCAAGAATGTGCTGCACCCCATGGGCTGGGACGCCTTCGGCCTGCCGGCGGAAAATGCCGCCATCGAGCGCAAGACCCACCCCGGCTCCTGGACCTACCAGAATATCGAGGCGATGAAGGCGCAGCTGAAATCGATGGGCCTGTCCATCGACTGGACGCGCGAAATCGCCACCTGCTCGCCTGACTACTACAAGCACCAGCAGGCCATGTTCATCGACATGCTCGAAGCGGGCCTGGTCACCCGCAAGAGTTCCAAGGTCAATTGGGACCCGGTCGACATGACCGTGCTGGCCAATGAGCAGGTGATCGACGGCAAGGGCTGGCGCTCGGGCGCCGTCGTCGAACAGCGCGAACTGACGCAGTGGTTCTTCAAGATTTCCGATTTTGCCGAGGAGCTGCTCGAGGCCCTGGACGGGCTGACCGAGTGGCCCGAAAAGGTGCGCATCATGCAGCGCAACTGGATCGGCAAGTCCGAGGGCCTCAGACTGCTGTTCGAACTGGAGCCGAGCGAAAAGACCGATGCGACCAGCATCGAGGTCTTCACCACCCGGCCCGACACGATTTTCGGCGCCTCCTTCATCGCACTGTCGCCCGACCATCCGCTGACGGCCGCACTGGCCGCCGGTAATGCCGGCCTCAGCGAATTCGTTGCCGAGTTCCATCGCCAGGGCACGGCCACCGAAACGCTGGAGAAGGCCGAGAAAAAGGGCGTGTTCACTGGCCTTCGCGTCAAGCATCCGGTGCTCGCCGGCGAGACGCTGCCCGTCTATGTCGCCAATTTCGTGCTGATGGATTATGGCACCGGTGCTGTTTTCGGGTGCCCGGCGCATGATCAGCGAGACCTGGACTTCGCCCGCAAATATGATCTGCCGGTCACCCCTGTCGTGTTGCCGCCAGACGCCGATCCGGCCAGTTTTGCCGTTGGCAATGAGGCCTATGTTGACGCTGGCAACATCTTCAATTCCGACTTCCTCGATGGTCTCTCTATCGACGACGCCAAGAAGGCGATCGCCGAGCATTTTGGCGCGCGCATGGTCGACGGCCGGCCGCAGGGCACGGTCGAGGTCAACTACCGCCTGCGCGACTGGGGCATTTCGCGCCAGCGCTATTGGGGCTGCCCCATTCCGGTGATCCATTGCGAGGTCTGCGGCACCATTCCCGTGCCCAAGAAGGACCTGCCGGTGGTGCTGCCCGAGGATGTCAGCTTCGACAAGCCGGGCAATGCGCTCGACCACCATCCCACCTGGAAGCATGTCCATTGCCCGCAATGCGGCGCGCCGGCGCGGCGCGAAACCGACACGATGGATACCTTCGTGGACAGTTCCTGGTATTTCGCGCGTTTCACGGCCCCGCAGGCCGATACGCCGACCATTCCCGAGGTGGCCAATCGCTGGCTGCCGGTCGACCAATATATCGGCGGCGTCGAGCACGCGATCCTGCACCTGCTCTATTCGCGCTTCTTCACCCGCGCCATGAAGGCCACCGGTCATGTGGCCCTGGACGAACCCTTCAAGGGCCTGTTCACGCAGGGCATGGTGACCCACGAGACCTATCGCAACGACAAGGGCGAATGGATCAATCCGACCGAAGTGGTGCTGGAGGCCAATGGCGACCAGCGCAGCGCCCGCCACGCCGTCACCGGCTCGCCGATCGCCATTGGCTCAGTCGAAAAGATGAGCAAATCCAAGAAGAACGTCATCGACCCCGATGAGATTGTCGGCAGCTATGGCGCCGACACCGCGCGCTGGTTCATGCTCTCCGACTCGCCGCCGGAACGCGACGTGCAGTGGACCGAATCGGGGGTCGAGGGCGCGAGCCGCTTCCAGCAGCGCGTCTGGCGACTGGTCAATGACACGGTCGCAATGACCGAACAATCTGCAGAGACTGTTGCGGCAGAATGTGGTGATGCAACTGCCCTGCGCAAGATCATCCATCGCGCGGTCGCAGGCGTGGCCCAGGATATTGAAGGCCTGGGCTTCAACCGTGCCGTCGCCCGCATCTACGAGCTGACCAATGCCCTGGTGAAAGCCAAGGAGAGCCGGCCGAACCCCGCGCTGGCATCGGCGCTTCGCGAAGGTGTCGAAAAGCTGGTACAGCTGATCAACCCGATGATGCCGCATCTGGCCGAGACTTGTTGGGAAGTGCTTGGGAAACAAGGACTTGTGGCGGATGCATTGTGGCCGGAGGTCGATCCGGCGCTGCTGATTGACGACGAGGTCACCTTGCCGGTGCAGATCAATGGCAAGCGCCGCGCCGAGATCACCGTGTCCAAGGGCATGGCCGCATCGGCGGTCGAGACCCTGGTCCTGGCGCTTGAAGCCGTACAAAAGGCGCTCGATGGCAAGGCGCCCAAGAAGGTGGTTGTGGTGCAGGACCGCATCGTCAACCTGGTTGTCTAG
- the rplS gene encoding 50S ribosomal protein L19 encodes MNIIEQLEAEQAAALAANRDLPEFTHGDTVKVWVKIREGDKERLQAYEGVVIARSGGGIMESFTVRKISYGEGVERVFPIYSPNIASIEVIKRGKVRRAKLYYLRDRRGKSARIFESTNSRTKKIQDAERTAAQAAREAREAEKIAAAEAFAAEQAAKDAEAAAAAAAAEQAAAAEGEAKSE; translated from the coding sequence ATGAACATCATCGAACAGCTCGAGGCCGAACAGGCCGCCGCGCTCGCTGCCAACCGCGACCTTCCCGAATTCACCCATGGCGACACCGTCAAGGTCTGGGTCAAGATCCGCGAAGGCGACAAGGAACGCCTGCAGGCCTATGAAGGCGTGGTGATCGCCCGCTCCGGCGGCGGCATCATGGAAAGCTTCACCGTCCGCAAGATTTCCTATGGCGAAGGCGTGGAACGCGTGTTCCCCATCTACTCGCCCAATATCGCTTCGATCGAAGTGATCAAGCGCGGTAAGGTGCGTCGCGCCAAGCTCTACTACCTGCGTGATCGTCGCGGTAAGTCGGCCCGTATTTTCGAATCGACCAATTCGCGCACCAAGAAGATCCAGGACGCCGAGCGCACTGCCGCCCAGGCCGCCCGCGAAGCTCGCGAAGCCGAAAAGATCGCTGCCGCCGAGGCCTTTGCCGCTGAACAGGCCGCCAAGGACGCTGAAGCCGCGGCCGCCGCTGCTGCCGCCGAACAGGCCGCTGCCGCTGAAGGCGAAGCCAAGAGCGAATAA
- the holA gene encoding DNA polymerase III subunit delta, whose protein sequence is MTALKAHEVARFLARPDLGEGIFLAYGPDGGLVRETAQRLIRHLSGDDPASANVTIFDGPELQADPSLLVLEARSVSLFGGKRIIRVRNATKALVMPLTELRDDPGGTAIVLEADNLTPRDALRALVEQAKFGRALPCYPDTDETLMALMRETFNQAGIRTDSDVVPTLREILGNDREVTRRELEKLTLYAAASNVLTREDVLLLCADNGALAIDSILDSTGGGHAERLELALNRALAANVNPQQLLAMLNTHFANLRRWRVEVDAGKPPRAVLEGQRPKPHFSRIGNLEQQLRLWTDASLATANERLLNAVSDTRRRPALADAILRRTTLALCMMAATH, encoded by the coding sequence GTGACCGCGCTCAAGGCCCATGAAGTGGCGCGCTTCCTGGCGCGCCCGGATCTCGGCGAGGGCATTTTCCTCGCCTATGGGCCCGATGGCGGGCTGGTGCGCGAGACGGCGCAGAGGCTCATTCGGCATCTGAGCGGTGACGATCCGGCTTCGGCCAATGTGACCATTTTCGACGGGCCGGAATTGCAGGCCGATCCGTCCCTGCTGGTCCTCGAAGCCCGTTCGGTCTCGCTGTTCGGCGGCAAGCGCATCATTCGCGTGCGCAATGCCACCAAGGCGCTGGTCATGCCGCTGACCGAGCTGCGCGACGATCCCGGGGGCACCGCCATCGTCCTTGAGGCCGATAATCTCACGCCCCGCGATGCCCTTAGAGCATTGGTGGAACAGGCGAAATTCGGCCGGGCCCTGCCCTGCTACCCCGATACCGACGAAACCCTGATGGCGCTGATGCGCGAGACTTTCAACCAGGCCGGCATCCGTACCGACAGCGATGTGGTACCGACGCTGCGCGAAATTCTCGGCAATGACCGCGAAGTTACGCGCCGGGAACTCGAAAAACTCACCCTCTATGCCGCCGCCAGCAACGTGTTGACCCGCGAGGACGTGCTGCTGCTCTGCGCCGACAATGGCGCCTTAGCCATTGATTCCATTCTCGATTCTACCGGCGGCGGGCATGCCGAAAGGCTCGAGCTGGCGCTCAACCGGGCGCTGGCGGCCAACGTCAACCCGCAGCAATTGCTGGCCATGCTGAACACCCATTTCGCCAATCTCCGGCGCTGGCGGGTCGAGGTGGACGCGGGCAAGCCGCCCCGCGCGGTGCTGGAGGGCCAGCGCCCCAAGCCGCATTTTTCGCGCATCGGTAATCTGGAGCAGCAATTGCGGTTGTGGACGGATGCCAGCCTGGCCACCGCGAATGAACGACTCCTGAACGCGGTTTCCGACACGCGGCGTCGTCCTGCATTGGCGGATGCCATATTGCGCCGCACCACGCTGGCGCTCTGCATGATGGCCGCGACGCATTAG
- a CDS encoding exodeoxyribonuclease III — protein MTHSVVTWNINSVRLRLPMVLDFLAQYQPDVLMLQEIKCTNDQFPRNAFIEAGYPHMAVHGQKGYHGVAIVSKFPLTDISSRVFCEIPESRHVSALIDLGHGPFTLHNFYIPAGGDEPDPELNPKFKHKLGFLDELKTWFSEPVFQRGHLIAGDFNIAPHENDVWSHKQLLKVVSHTPVETEALDALLSGGHGWVDLVRKHVPHDQKLYSWWSYRSANWDLADKGRRLDHIWSTADVAERSVGAEIIRPARGWTDKPSDHVPVIARFVKP, from the coding sequence ATGACCCATTCCGTCGTCACCTGGAACATCAATTCGGTGCGCCTGCGCCTGCCCATGGTGCTGGACTTCCTGGCCCAGTATCAGCCGGACGTGCTGATGCTGCAGGAGATCAAGTGCACCAATGACCAGTTTCCGCGCAATGCCTTCATCGAGGCCGGCTATCCGCACATGGCGGTGCACGGGCAGAAGGGCTATCACGGCGTCGCCATTGTTTCGAAATTCCCGCTGACCGATATCTCGAGCCGCGTGTTCTGCGAAATCCCCGAATCGCGCCACGTCTCGGCGCTGATCGATCTCGGCCACGGGCCCTTTACCCTGCACAATTTCTACATCCCTGCCGGTGGCGACGAGCCCGATCCCGAGCTCAATCCCAAGTTCAAGCACAAGCTGGGGTTCCTCGACGAGCTCAAGACCTGGTTCAGCGAACCGGTCTTCCAGCGCGGCCACCTGATCGCCGGCGACTTCAACATCGCCCCGCACGAGAACGACGTCTGGAGCCACAAGCAGCTCCTCAAGGTCGTCAGTCACACCCCGGTCGAGACCGAGGCCCTCGATGCCTTGCTTTCAGGCGGACATGGCTGGGTGGACCTGGTGCGCAAGCACGTGCCTCATGACCAGAAACTCTATTCCTGGTGGAGCTATCGCAGCGCCAACTGGGACCTGGCCGACAAGGGACGCCGCCTCGACCATATCTGGTCCACCGCCGATGTCGCCGAACGCTCTGTCGGTGCCGAAATCATCCGGCCGGCCCGCGGCTGGACCGACAAGCCATCCGACCACGTGCCGGTGATTGCCCGCTTCGTGAAGCCTTAG
- a CDS encoding DUF4893 domain-containing protein, with translation MFRNSCLRRVAIVLVAFTALPAGVSWACMVPDTAPIDQFDGDRMTGFDAARTRGLGEALLSDSAGDRSIVSALFAAGETPISTLPDGDYRCRTIKLGGLLPLTAYGFFDCAVSDNGATIEKRTGSQRFKGQLVASDGGLFYWGALHYGDEQPMAYGAEAERNQVGCLVRVSGKPVRYRLELPFPRFESTHDVIELVPAR, from the coding sequence ATGTTCCGCAATTCTTGCCTGCGCCGCGTGGCCATCGTCCTTGTCGCGTTCACTGCGCTGCCGGCCGGCGTGTCCTGGGCCTGCATGGTGCCCGATACCGCGCCGATCGACCAATTCGATGGCGACCGCATGACCGGTTTCGACGCCGCCCGGACGCGCGGCCTCGGCGAGGCGCTGCTGTCCGATAGCGCCGGGGACAGATCGATCGTCTCGGCGCTCTTTGCCGCCGGCGAGACGCCCATTTCCACCTTGCCCGATGGTGACTATCGCTGTCGTACCATCAAGCTGGGCGGCCTCTTGCCCCTCACCGCCTATGGATTTTTCGATTGCGCCGTTTCGGACAATGGCGCCACCATCGAGAAACGCACCGGGTCGCAGCGCTTCAAGGGCCAGCTCGTAGCCTCCGATGGCGGACTGTTCTATTGGGGCGCCCTGCATTATGGAGATGAGCAGCCCATGGCCTATGGTGCGGAGGCGGAACGCAACCAGGTCGGCTGCCTCGTCCGGGTCAGCGGCAAGCCGGTCCGTTACCGGCTGGAACTGCCGTTTCCGCGCTTTGAATCCACCCACGACGTTATCGAACTGGTGCCAGCGCGCTGA
- the rimM gene encoding ribosome maturation factor RimM (Essential for efficient processing of 16S rRNA) → MADTHSRILMGTIGAAHGIKGEVRITSHTQDPEAIAEYGPLETDRPGLIITIESARLQKNVLIARLKGVRDRNAAELLNGVGLYVDRARLPEIEDEDDFYHADLIGLDARLESGVSIGAVSAIYDHGAGDILEVRDPRSGDTYLYPFTKAVVPTIRIAEGYLVISPPLDADPGEEIPD, encoded by the coding sequence ATGGCAGACACACATTCCCGCATCCTGATGGGCACGATCGGCGCCGCACACGGCATCAAGGGCGAAGTGCGCATCACCTCGCACACCCAGGACCCCGAAGCGATCGCCGAATATGGCCCGCTCGAGACCGACCGGCCGGGCCTTATCATCACCATCGAATCGGCGCGGCTGCAGAAGAACGTGCTTATTGCCCGCCTCAAGGGGGTGCGCGACCGCAACGCGGCTGAACTGCTCAATGGCGTCGGGCTTTATGTCGATCGTGCCCGCCTGCCCGAGATCGAGGACGAGGATGATTTCTACCACGCCGACCTGATCGGGCTCGACGCGCGGCTGGAAAGCGGTGTCTCCATCGGCGCTGTCAGCGCCATCTACGATCATGGTGCGGGCGATATTCTCGAAGTGCGTGATCCGCGCTCGGGCGACACCTATCTCTACCCCTTCACCAAGGCGGTCGTGCCCACAATCCGCATTGCCGAAGGATATCTGGTCATTTCCCCGCCGCTCGATGCCGATCCCGGCGAGGAAATCCCCGACTGA
- a CDS encoding YggS family pyridoxal phosphate-dependent enzyme, protein MAESPSGAQTALDYIRSRMEKARRRFGAPPDTVELVAVSKTFPADAVEPFLRAGQRVFGENRVQEAKDKWPVLRTRYPDLKLHLIGPLQTNKAREAVALFDVIETVDRDKLAGVLAAEMARADRRLPCFVQVNIGGEAQKAGIPVAEAVDFVRRCRQTHGLEIVGLMCIPPEGQPPGTYFALLAELGRAAGVTQLSMGMSGDFETAIAMGATHVRVGSALFGRRDTSVPAAG, encoded by the coding sequence ATGGCCGAGAGCCCTTCGGGCGCGCAAACTGCGCTCGACTATATTCGCAGCCGCATGGAAAAGGCCCGTCGCCGCTTCGGTGCGCCGCCGGACACGGTCGAGCTTGTTGCCGTTTCCAAGACCTTCCCGGCCGATGCAGTCGAACCGTTTCTCCGGGCCGGGCAGCGCGTCTTTGGCGAAAACCGCGTGCAGGAAGCCAAGGATAAGTGGCCGGTCCTGCGCACCCGCTATCCTGATCTCAAACTGCACCTGATCGGCCCATTGCAGACCAACAAGGCGCGCGAGGCAGTGGCGCTGTTCGATGTCATCGAGACGGTGGATCGCGACAAGCTGGCAGGCGTTCTGGCTGCCGAAATGGCGCGCGCGGACCGGCGCCTGCCCTGCTTCGTGCAAGTCAATATCGGCGGGGAGGCGCAGAAGGCCGGCATTCCGGTCGCCGAGGCGGTGGATTTCGTGCGTCGCTGTCGTCAGACGCATGGCCTCGAGATCGTGGGCCTCATGTGCATCCCGCCCGAGGGCCAGCCGCCGGGCACCTATTTTGCCCTGCTGGCCGAGCTCGGCCGCGCCGCGGGGGTGACGCAGCTTTCCATGGGCATGAGCGGCGATTTCGAAACCGCCATCGCCATGGGTGCCACCCATGTGCGGGTGGGGTCGGCGCTGTTCGGGCGACGGGACACGTCTGTCCCCGCTGCCGGCTGA